From Providencia sp. R33, a single genomic window includes:
- a CDS encoding nickel/cobalt transporter, whose translation MPLISLRNSKCLAAVILLLLIAYCALQVYTHWGSWLHQSIVWQKQLNQGLSYLLQETATRPFYAGGLLVVASFAYGFLHALGPGHGKLIITTYIATQATHLKQSVFISLLASLLQGLVAILLVSFVLILFQLSTKHLNQASAYAEQISYVFVILLGAFLCVSAVRRLWQISKPKKPAALTLRSIQPLNQSKAKIIYNTAQTESASCACGHQHVVKSDQLQAGFKSKLLIILSMGIRPCSGAILVLLFSYVIDAYIWGIIAALMMAVGTALTICLIAVFVHLMRDSALRVSRLKGVQLSPYWGISLKIIAGVLFVLMGVLLYQSGAMEQATSPLLH comes from the coding sequence ATGCCCTTAATTTCGCTACGTAATTCAAAATGCCTCGCTGCGGTCATCTTATTGTTGCTTATCGCTTATTGCGCCTTGCAGGTTTACACCCATTGGGGTTCATGGCTACATCAGAGTATTGTTTGGCAAAAACAGTTAAACCAGGGGCTATCTTACCTACTCCAAGAAACAGCGACTCGGCCATTTTATGCGGGGGGATTATTGGTCGTTGCCAGCTTCGCTTATGGTTTTTTACACGCCCTTGGACCAGGTCACGGTAAATTAATTATCACCACTTATATCGCCACACAGGCCACTCACTTAAAACAAAGTGTGTTCATCAGCTTACTGGCATCTTTATTACAAGGTTTAGTGGCAATTTTGCTGGTTTCTTTTGTACTAATTTTATTCCAGCTCTCCACCAAACACCTAAACCAAGCCAGTGCTTATGCAGAGCAAATCAGCTACGTTTTTGTGATCCTGCTGGGCGCATTTCTTTGTGTTAGTGCGGTACGTCGTCTTTGGCAAATCAGCAAACCCAAAAAGCCAGCCGCTTTAACGTTACGGAGCATTCAGCCACTCAATCAATCAAAAGCAAAAATTATTTATAACACGGCGCAAACTGAGTCCGCTAGCTGTGCTTGTGGCCATCAACATGTTGTTAAATCTGACCAACTTCAAGCAGGGTTCAAAAGTAAATTACTCATTATCCTTTCGATGGGGATCCGCCCATGCTCAGGCGCAATTTTGGTACTGTTATTTTCCTATGTGATTGATGCGTATATTTGGGGAATTATTGCGGCGTTGATGATGGCAGTCGGCACAGCACTCACTATCTGCTTAATTGCTGTGTTCGTTCATCTTATGCGTGACAGTGCACTGCGTGTTTCACGTCTAAAAGGCGTTCAACTGTCACCATATTGGGGAATTTCGCTTAAGATTATTGCTGGGGTGCTATTTGTGCTGATGGGCGTGTTGTTGTACCAAAGCGGTGCGATGGAACAAGCAACTTCACCATTATTGCATTAA
- a CDS encoding YlaC family protein, which translates to MDIIKQILVEDLDTINKRENRDGKPYFNSQFLANHPYLCVGMIAAYIPLAVILWYAPYFGPYWTLGITLLFIILASVLLFDIKPVYHFEDIGVLDLRVCYNGEWFVTEPVSENAIRKVLDSNEVNQAIKQEITRLIALKGMISFYDIYHVAYPEVSTPLQGKLAAQN; encoded by the coding sequence ATGGATATTATCAAACAAATACTTGTCGAAGATTTAGATACCATCAACAAACGCGAAAACCGTGATGGAAAACCGTATTTCAACAGCCAGTTCCTCGCAAACCACCCTTATTTATGTGTTGGTATGATTGCAGCTTATATTCCGCTGGCTGTTATTCTTTGGTATGCGCCCTATTTTGGCCCTTATTGGACACTGGGTATTACCCTGTTATTCATTATTTTAGCGAGCGTATTACTTTTTGATATTAAGCCTGTCTATCATTTTGAAGATATTGGCGTGTTGGATTTGCGTGTTTGTTATAATGGTGAGTGGTTCGTTACTGAACCTGTTTCTGAAAATGCAATTCGTAAAGTCCTTGATTCAAATGAAGTCAACCAAGCAATTAAACAAGAAATCACTCGCCTAATTGCATTAAAAGGTATGATTTCGTTTTACGATATTTATCATGTCGCTTACCCCGAAGTTTCTACACCATTGCAAGGTAAATTGGCAGCTCAAAATTAA
- a CDS encoding LuxR C-terminal-related transcriptional regulator produces the protein MKILVIDECYYTRLGITEYLSKNKNLNFISTGCLDDAIKSINKNSPNIVLVNLTYYCHYSNYCPTLRGLLNLSSNIRFYIYINAPYPQTDNPLLLKDNFFILSKNIIIKTLDRVINDYAQIEKITKLANNTETSIFTVKEQKIINNWMNEIPNHIISKKLGISNSTVYSQKRHIASKVFVKNRIELFFIYNVFKYLY, from the coding sequence ATGAAGATATTAGTTATTGATGAGTGTTATTATACAAGGCTTGGTATTACTGAATATTTATCAAAGAATAAAAATTTAAACTTTATTAGTACAGGCTGCTTAGATGATGCTATTAAATCTATAAATAAAAATTCACCAAATATTGTTCTTGTTAATTTAACCTATTATTGCCACTACTCAAATTATTGCCCAACCTTACGAGGGCTGTTAAATTTATCAAGTAATATTCGATTTTATATCTATATCAACGCCCCTTACCCACAAACAGACAATCCATTGTTATTAAAAGATAATTTCTTTATTTTATCTAAAAATATTATCATAAAAACATTGGATAGAGTAATTAATGACTATGCGCAAATAGAAAAAATAACAAAGTTAGCCAATAATACAGAAACATCTATATTTACCGTAAAAGAACAAAAGATAATTAATAACTGGATGAATGAAATACCAAATCATATTATTTCTAAGAAACTGGGGATCAGTAATAGTACGGTTTATTCACAAAAGCGCCATATCGCAAGTAAAGTTTTCGTTAAAAACAGAATCGAGCTATTTTTTATTTATAATGTATTTAAGTATTTATATTAA
- the bssS gene encoding biofilm formation regulator BssS, whose product MNRKDDVIQTHPVVGWDISTVEAYDAMMLRLHYLPEQDKNSGDAVVDKTMWLTTDVAKQLIDILQAGVDKIESGEYIEFNFKTH is encoded by the coding sequence ATGAATAGAAAAGATGATGTCATTCAAACTCACCCAGTAGTTGGCTGGGACATCAGCACCGTAGAAGCCTATGATGCTATGATGTTGCGTCTGCACTACCTCCCCGAACAAGATAAAAACTCAGGCGATGCTGTCGTGGACAAAACCATGTGGCTTACTACTGATGTCGCAAAACAATTGATTGATATTCTTCAAGCTGGCGTGGATAAGATAGAGTCAGGGGAATACATCGAATTTAATTTTAAAACACACTAA
- the dsrB gene encoding protein DsrB, with the protein MNINDRVYVKTDGQERREGTILLIEPFNEGVMYLIALPDYPEGIWFFNEKEGNEGTFVTLIK; encoded by the coding sequence ATGAATATTAATGATCGTGTTTATGTGAAAACAGATGGGCAAGAGCGAAGAGAAGGAACAATTTTACTTATTGAACCGTTTAATGAAGGTGTGATGTATTTAATCGCATTACCTGATTACCCTGAGGGTATTTGGTTTTTTAATGAAAAAGAAGGGAACGAAGGTACGTTTGTTACATTAATTAAATAA
- the mgtA gene encoding magnesium-translocating P-type ATPase, whose translation MTEIRHQRKSVKAPARQKFVVGEQASKNIEQVLNEYQTNLLGLADNEAMDRLVTEGENEVAHEKAPPAWKQLLSSFKNPFIFVLMVLALVSFFTDYLIPERQGEETDLTGVIIIVTMVLLSGLLRFWQEYRTNKAAEALKSLVRTTATVFRRDNKTGRSTRKEVPIKCLVPGDIVLLSAGDMVPADLKLVESRDLFISQAILTGESIPVEKYDTLGDVSAKSLDPASPTENELLEISNICLMGTNVTSGTARGIVVATGGKTYLGSLAKSIVGSRAQTAFDRGVNSVSWLLIRFMLVMVPIVLLINGFTKGDWFEATLFSLAVAVGLTPEMLPMIVSSNLAKGAIAMSKHKVIVKRLNAIQNFGAMDVLCTDKTGTLTQDRIILEHYLDSNGEKNGKILQLAWLNSFHQSGAKNMMDQAIIRRGRGNSEVEQLKAFQKIDELPFDFIRRKLSVTVRTPEGNALLICKGAAEEMLAVCQSYQQNGESLVLDEHARARITELVSDYNRQGFRVLLLATRALNEHEARLPLSAQAEQQLELQGILTFLDPAKESAISAIAALRENGVTVKVLTGDNAIITEKICHDVGLNISEIMTGLEVEALSDEELSQKVEQVSVFCKLTPLQKSRILKRLQANGHTVGFLGDGINDAPALRDADVGISVDTGTDIAKESADIILLEKDLMVLEQGVIKGRETFGNIIKYLNMTASSNFGNVFSVLIASAFIPFLPMLAIHLLVQNLLYDISQLALPWDKMDKEFLKRPRKWDAKNIGRFMLWIGPTSSIFDITTFALMWYVFQANSVAHEALFQSGWFVEGLLSQTLVVHMLRTQKIPFIQSTAALPVMLTTGLIMALGLYIPFSSFGTMIGLQPLPIEYFPWLALTLVSYCVVAQLMKQFYIKRFGTWL comes from the coding sequence ATGACTGAAATAAGACACCAACGCAAAAGCGTTAAAGCTCCCGCTCGGCAAAAATTTGTTGTTGGCGAGCAAGCGAGTAAAAATATTGAGCAAGTGCTAAATGAGTATCAAACCAATTTATTAGGCCTAGCAGACAATGAAGCGATGGACCGCTTAGTGACTGAAGGTGAAAATGAAGTTGCTCATGAAAAAGCGCCTCCTGCTTGGAAGCAACTACTCTCATCATTTAAAAACCCATTTATTTTTGTTCTGATGGTGTTGGCGTTAGTCAGCTTTTTCACGGACTATCTGATCCCAGAACGCCAAGGGGAAGAGACTGATTTAACAGGTGTTATTATTATTGTTACTATGGTTCTGCTAAGTGGTTTACTGCGTTTTTGGCAGGAGTATCGTACTAATAAAGCTGCTGAAGCCCTCAAATCTTTGGTTAGAACTACTGCAACGGTATTTCGCCGGGACAATAAAACAGGGCGTTCAACTCGTAAAGAAGTTCCAATCAAATGCCTAGTTCCTGGGGATATCGTTCTTTTATCCGCGGGGGATATGGTACCAGCAGATTTGAAACTAGTTGAATCGAGAGACTTATTTATTAGCCAAGCGATTTTAACTGGTGAATCTATCCCTGTGGAAAAATATGACACTCTCGGGGATGTTTCCGCGAAAAGCTTGGATCCCGCATCACCTACCGAAAATGAATTACTCGAAATATCAAATATTTGCTTAATGGGAACCAACGTTACTAGCGGAACGGCTCGGGGTATCGTGGTGGCAACGGGTGGGAAAACCTATTTAGGCTCGCTAGCAAAATCAATCGTTGGCAGTCGGGCACAAACCGCGTTTGACAGAGGTGTGAATAGTGTTAGCTGGTTATTGATCCGTTTTATGTTGGTTATGGTTCCAATTGTCTTATTAATCAATGGATTTACAAAAGGTGATTGGTTTGAAGCAACGCTATTTTCTTTAGCTGTTGCTGTAGGGTTAACCCCTGAAATGCTCCCAATGATAGTCAGTTCAAACTTGGCGAAAGGGGCAATTGCGATGTCGAAACACAAAGTGATTGTCAAAAGGCTGAATGCTATCCAAAACTTTGGCGCAATGGATGTGCTTTGTACGGATAAAACGGGAACATTGACGCAAGATAGGATCATTTTAGAGCATTATCTTGATAGTAATGGTGAGAAAAATGGCAAAATTCTGCAACTTGCTTGGCTAAATAGTTTCCACCAAAGTGGTGCGAAAAATATGATGGATCAGGCCATTATTCGCCGAGGACGGGGGAATAGTGAGGTTGAGCAACTAAAAGCGTTTCAAAAAATTGATGAGTTACCGTTCGATTTTATTCGCCGTAAATTGTCTGTGACAGTAAGGACGCCTGAGGGAAATGCGTTACTTATCTGTAAAGGTGCTGCAGAGGAAATGCTTGCTGTTTGCCAAAGCTATCAGCAAAACGGTGAGTCGCTGGTTCTAGACGAGCATGCGAGAGCCCGAATAACAGAGTTAGTGAGTGATTACAACCGACAAGGATTTCGGGTATTACTGCTAGCAACGCGAGCATTAAATGAACATGAAGCTCGCTTGCCACTCTCAGCTCAAGCGGAACAACAACTTGAGCTACAAGGGATTTTAACTTTCTTAGATCCAGCCAAAGAAAGTGCGATTTCTGCAATCGCGGCACTGCGTGAAAATGGTGTTACCGTCAAAGTATTGACTGGCGATAATGCGATTATTACAGAGAAAATTTGCCATGATGTTGGGCTGAACATCAGTGAGATCATGACTGGCTTAGAAGTTGAAGCGTTGTCTGATGAAGAATTGAGCCAAAAAGTCGAGCAAGTTTCTGTTTTTTGTAAACTGACGCCATTGCAAAAATCCCGTATTTTGAAAAGGTTACAGGCAAATGGGCATACTGTTGGCTTTTTAGGTGATGGAATTAATGATGCGCCAGCCCTTCGTGATGCAGATGTGGGAATTTCAGTAGATACTGGAACCGATATTGCGAAGGAATCAGCGGATATCATCTTACTTGAAAAAGATTTAATGGTATTAGAGCAGGGTGTTATTAAAGGAAGGGAAACGTTTGGTAATATTATCAAATACCTGAATATGACAGCGAGCTCTAACTTCGGGAATGTATTCTCCGTATTAATTGCTAGTGCATTTATTCCGTTCCTACCAATGTTAGCAATTCATTTGCTTGTACAAAATCTGCTGTACGATATTTCCCAATTGGCATTACCTTGGGACAAAATGGATAAAGAGTTTTTAAAACGTCCTCGTAAGTGGGATGCGAAAAATATTGGTCGCTTTATGCTTTGGATTGGGCCGACATCTTCCATCTTTGATATCACCACATTTGCTTTGATGTGGTATGTATTCCAAGCAAATAGTGTGGCACATGAAGCATTGTTCCAGTCAGGCTGGTTTGTTGAAGGGTTATTATCACAAACCTTGGTTGTTCATATGCTAAGAACACAAAAAATTCCATTTATTCAAAGCACAGCAGCATTACCTGTAATGTTAACTACGGGATTAATTATGGCATTAGGCTTATATATTCCGTTCTCATCATTTGGAACTATGATTGGATTACAACCATTACCGATTGAGTATTTTCCTTGGTTAGCACTGACATTAGTGAGCTACTGCGTTGTGGCACAATTGATGAAACAGTTTTATATCAAGCGATTTGGTACGTGGCTATAA
- the pyrC gene encoding dihydroorotase: protein MTTVTTLTIRRPDDWHVHFRDDDMLRTVVPYTSEFFGRAIVMPNLVPPVTTVETAKAYRERIIQAVPQGQQFTPLMTCYLTDGTDPVELIRGFQEGVFTACKLYPANATTNSSHGVSDIKKIYPVLAAMEKAGMPLLIHGEVTANHIDIFDREALFIEQIMQPLRAQFPNLKVVFEHITTKEAAQYVLEANEFTAATLTPQHLMFNRNHMLVGGVRPHLFCLPILKRNIHQEALRSAVASGCDRFFLGTDTAPHVQSRKESSCGCAGVFNAPTALAAYATVFEELDALAHFEAFCSLNGPKFYNLPVNEGYITLTKEQNITCESIDCCNDKLIPFLAGEDSRWSIAIAK, encoded by the coding sequence ATGACTACTGTAACTACCCTAACGATCCGCCGCCCTGATGATTGGCATGTTCATTTTCGCGATGATGATATGTTAAGAACGGTCGTTCCCTACACCAGTGAGTTTTTTGGCCGCGCGATTGTGATGCCAAATTTAGTTCCGCCCGTCACAACCGTTGAGACCGCTAAAGCGTACCGTGAGCGCATTATCCAAGCAGTTCCACAAGGTCAGCAATTTACCCCACTTATGACCTGCTACCTGACGGATGGAACAGACCCTGTTGAGCTTATCCGTGGCTTTCAAGAAGGCGTCTTTACCGCGTGTAAATTATACCCAGCCAATGCAACAACTAATTCAAGTCATGGGGTTTCTGATATCAAGAAAATATACCCTGTGCTGGCCGCAATGGAAAAAGCAGGTATGCCGCTGTTAATTCATGGTGAAGTCACTGCTAACCATATTGATATTTTTGACCGTGAAGCACTATTTATTGAACAAATAATGCAACCGTTACGCGCTCAGTTCCCGAACTTAAAAGTGGTATTCGAACACATCACAACAAAAGAAGCCGCACAATATGTTCTGGAGGCCAATGAATTTACCGCAGCGACACTAACACCTCAGCACCTGATGTTTAACCGTAATCATATGTTGGTGGGTGGCGTAAGACCGCACCTATTCTGTTTGCCAATCTTAAAGCGTAACATTCACCAAGAAGCTCTTCGTTCTGCTGTTGCATCGGGTTGTGACCGTTTCTTTTTAGGAACTGATACTGCTCCGCATGTGCAGTCACGCAAAGAATCCTCTTGCGGATGTGCTGGGGTATTTAATGCTCCAACAGCACTGGCCGCTTATGCAACCGTATTTGAGGAATTAGATGCTTTAGCGCACTTTGAAGCATTTTGCTCATTGAATGGTCCTAAATTCTATAATTTACCTGTCAATGAAGGCTATATCACCTTAACTAAAGAACAAAATATCACTTGCGAGTCCATCGATTGTTGTAATGATAAGTTAATCCCGTTCTTAGCCGGTGAAGATTCTCGCTGGTCAATTGCTATCGCAAAATAG
- a CDS encoding MgtC family protein — protein MLFTPDILNLVSAMCLGALIGAERQWRQRMAGLRTNALVATGAAVFILSSVTTSPDSPGRIAAQVVSGIGFLGAGVIMREGMNIRGLNTAATLWCSAGIGVLCGLGQYSLALMATLLILCANILLREAASRINKQPQVQALDVEQRYKIRVMCHQEDEILVRTLILQAINGLHIRLQSLSSADTLKTEQLEVCAEFLATPAEQKEIEALVCRISLEQSVSAINWKVASELPA, from the coding sequence ATGCTTTTTACTCCTGATATTTTAAATCTTGTTTCGGCAATGTGCCTTGGTGCCTTGATTGGTGCTGAACGTCAATGGCGTCAGCGTATGGCTGGGCTGAGAACAAATGCATTAGTTGCAACGGGCGCCGCTGTTTTTATTTTAAGCTCAGTCACAACATCACCTGACAGCCCCGGACGCATTGCGGCACAAGTGGTTTCAGGTATTGGTTTTCTGGGGGCTGGTGTCATTATGCGTGAAGGCATGAACATTCGTGGCCTGAATACAGCAGCAACATTATGGTGTTCCGCTGGGATTGGTGTGTTGTGTGGGTTAGGGCAGTACTCACTCGCGCTGATGGCTACCTTATTGATTTTATGTGCAAATATTTTATTACGAGAAGCTGCGTCTCGCATCAATAAGCAGCCTCAAGTTCAAGCTCTGGATGTTGAACAACGTTATAAAATCCGCGTTATGTGCCACCAAGAAGACGAAATTTTAGTTAGAACCCTTATTTTACAAGCCATCAATGGGCTACATATTCGGCTGCAATCGTTAAGTAGTGCTGACACATTAAAAACTGAACAACTTGAGGTTTGCGCGGAATTTTTGGCAACACCCGCTGAGCAAAAAGAGATTGAAGCACTAGTTTGCAGAATCAGTCTTGAGCAAAGCGTAAGTGCTATCAATTGGAAAGTAGCATCAGAGCTTCCAGCCTGA
- the cspE gene encoding transcription antiterminator/RNA stability regulator CspE, with product MSDKMKGQVKWFNESKGFGFITPADGSKDVFVHFSAIQGNGFKTLAEGQQVEFSIENGAKGPAAANVTAI from the coding sequence ATGTCCGACAAAATGAAAGGTCAAGTTAAGTGGTTCAACGAGTCTAAAGGCTTCGGTTTCATCACTCCAGCTGATGGTAGCAAAGACGTTTTCGTCCACTTCTCTGCCATTCAGGGCAATGGTTTCAAAACTCTGGCAGAAGGCCAGCAAGTTGAATTCTCCATTGAAAACGGTGCAAAAGGCCCAGCAGCTGCTAACGTAACTGCTATCTAA
- a CDS encoding DUF1007 family protein, producing the protein MMRLLPLFLIMLSLVAPQVAAHPHSFIEMKMTLETKQDNYSGINYVWKMDPMTSADILYELKGVKADDPRWKQQEAIVMANVLMQDYFTDFYYQGKKVSFKRIPDSYHLEKDGFSLVFYFTALFMQPLPIKDSHVTLQTYDPSFYVSMTYQNSQQITLPLELAATCKLTLEEANITDSMRAYAFSLDKSDTPDEDLALGKQFAQRVDIQCP; encoded by the coding sequence ATGATGCGATTACTCCCTCTCTTTTTGATTATGTTATCTCTTGTCGCGCCACAGGTAGCGGCTCATCCTCACAGTTTTATTGAGATGAAAATGACGCTTGAAACCAAACAGGATAACTATTCAGGGATAAACTATGTTTGGAAGATGGACCCGATGACCTCTGCGGATATTTTGTATGAACTTAAAGGGGTAAAAGCAGATGACCCACGCTGGAAACAACAAGAAGCCATTGTGATGGCAAATGTATTAATGCAGGATTATTTCACTGATTTCTATTATCAAGGGAAAAAAGTCAGTTTTAAGCGGATACCTGATAGCTACCATCTTGAAAAAGACGGTTTTTCGTTAGTGTTTTACTTCACTGCGTTATTTATGCAGCCACTACCTATTAAAGACTCTCATGTGACTCTACAAACCTACGACCCTTCCTTTTATGTCAGTATGACCTACCAAAACTCGCAGCAAATTACGCTACCTTTAGAGCTTGCCGCCACCTGTAAATTGACGTTAGAAGAAGCCAATATTACAGACTCCATGCGCGCTTATGCGTTTTCATTGGACAAAAGTGATACACCAGATGAAGACTTAGCACTTGGTAAGCAATTTGCACAGCGGGTGGATATTCAATGCCCTTAA
- the trhO gene encoding oxygen-dependent tRNA uridine(34) hydroxylase TrhO, which yields MPVLHNQVSNKILKERMLAETEPRTTISFYKYFNIQDPAAFRNEWYQQFKALSVFGRVYIAKEGINAQISVPASNVDALRELIYRTDPALNDLRLNIAIDDDGKSFWVLRMKVRDRVVADGIDDETFNPANTGQYLKAHEVNAMIDDPNTVFVDMRNHYEYEVGHFENAVEVPSDTFREQLPMAVEMLQEQKDKNVVMYCTGGIRCEKASAYMLHNGFKNVYHVEGGIIEYARKAKEQGLPLRFKGKNFVFDNRMGERITDDMLAHCHQCGAPCDSHTNCRNDGCHLLFIQCPTCAEKYEGCCSAACNEEMKLPEHEQRARRAGREVSNKIFNKSRHRLSDGLLNSDN from the coding sequence ATGCCAGTGTTACATAACCAAGTTTCAAATAAAATACTCAAAGAACGCATGTTGGCTGAAACTGAGCCGCGTACCACTATTTCTTTCTATAAGTATTTTAATATTCAAGACCCAGCTGCTTTTCGTAATGAATGGTATCAACAATTCAAAGCGTTAAGCGTATTTGGCCGTGTTTATATTGCCAAAGAGGGCATTAATGCGCAGATCAGCGTGCCTGCATCCAATGTTGATGCATTACGCGAACTGATTTATCGCACAGATCCTGCATTAAATGATTTGCGCTTAAATATTGCTATTGATGATGATGGAAAATCGTTCTGGGTTCTGCGTATGAAAGTGCGCGATCGCGTGGTTGCTGATGGCATCGATGATGAGACATTTAACCCAGCGAATACAGGGCAATATCTTAAGGCGCATGAAGTCAATGCAATGATTGATGACCCAAATACAGTGTTTGTTGACATGCGCAACCACTATGAATACGAAGTTGGTCACTTTGAAAACGCGGTAGAAGTCCCATCGGACACCTTTAGAGAACAGCTCCCGATGGCAGTGGAAATGCTGCAAGAACAAAAAGATAAAAACGTCGTGATGTATTGCACAGGCGGCATTCGCTGTGAAAAAGCGAGTGCTTACATGCTGCACAACGGCTTTAAAAACGTCTACCACGTGGAAGGCGGCATTATCGAGTACGCGCGCAAAGCGAAAGAGCAGGGTTTGCCTTTGCGTTTTAAAGGGAAAAACTTTGTTTTTGATAACCGTATGGGTGAGCGTATCACTGACGATATGTTAGCTCACTGCCACCAATGTGGTGCGCCTTGTGACTCACACACGAACTGCCGCAATGATGGTTGCCATTTATTATTCATTCAATGCCCAACCTGTGCTGAAAAGTACGAAGGTTGCTGTAGTGCTGCTTGTAATGAAGAAATGAAACTGCCAGAGCATGAACAACGCGCACGTCGTGCAGGCCGTGAAGTGAGCAACAAAATATTTAATAAATCCCGCCATCGTTTATCTGATGGCTTATTAAATAGCGATAATTAA